GGTACCGGCCACCACTACCTGCTCCTCCTGGATATTGTCCGGCAACCGTACCTCCTGGGTATTGTCCGATTCCTGTTCCTCCAGGGTATTGTCCGGTACCTGTTCCACCCGGATATTGTCCAGTGCCTGATCCAGTTCCGGTTCCTGGATATTGTCCACCACCTACACCGCCTGTGTGCTGTCCAGCACCTGTACTACCAGGATGTTGACCAATGCCAACACCACCTGGAAGCTGTCCCGTGCCCATTCCCCCTGGGTATTGTCCCGTTCCGGTACCTCCTGGAAGTTGTCCAACACCGACTCCTCCAGGATACTGTCCAGATCCTGTACCTCCAATTCCAGGTTGTCCTACTCCTGTTCCAGGTCCAATTGGATACTGTCCAGAGCCAGTTCCCCCAGGATATTGTCCAGCACCTGTACCGCCTGGATACTGTCCGGCCCCCGTTCCTTCTGGATATTGTCCCATACCTGTTCCACCTGGATATTGTCCCGTGCCTATTCCACCGGGATATTGTCCAGCACCTGGTACGCCAGGGTATTGTCCTGCTCCTGTTGTTCCCGGGTATTGACCAGTACCTGTTCCACCAGGATATTGACCAGCACCTGTTCCACCAGGATATTGTCCTGCTCCTGTTCCTCCTGGAAGTTGTCCGATTCCTCCAGGGTGTTGTCCAGTACCTGTACCACCTGGATATTGTCCAGTACCTTTTCCGCCTGGAAACTGTCCGGCGCCTGTTCCTCCAGGATACTGTCCAGCACCTGTTCCGCCAGGTAATTGCCCAACCCCTGTTCCTCCTGGATACTGGCCGGCTCCTGTTCCACCGGGGTATTGCCCAGCACCTGTTCCACCAGGATATTGTCCTACGCCTGTTCCTCCTGGATGTTGTCCGACTCCTCCAGGGTGTTGTCCAGTACCACCTGGATATCTTCCAGCACCCGTTCCACCTGGATGTTGTCCGGCACCTGTTCCTCCAGGATATTGTCCACTGCCTGTTCCTCCAGGATATTGTCCAGCACCTGTTCCTCCTGGATACTGTCCGGATCCTGTTCCACCGGGATATTGTCCAGCCCCTGTTCCGCCCGTTCCACCTGGATGTTGTCCGGCGCCTGTTCCTCCTAGATACTGTCCGGCTCCTGTTCCACCGGGGTATTGCCCAGCACCTGTTCCACCAGGATATTGTCCTACGCCTGTTCCTCCTGGATGTTGTCCGACTCCTCCAGGGTGTTGTCCAGTACCACCTGGATATCTTCCAGCACCCGTTCCACCTGGATGTTGTCCGGCACCTGTTCCTCCAGGATATTGTCCACTGCCTGTTCCTCCAGGATATTGTCCAGCACCTGTTCCTCCTGGATACTGTCCGGATCCTGTTCCACCGGGATATTGTCCAGCCCCTGTTCCGCCCGTTCCACCTGGATGTTGTCCGGCGCCTGTTCCTCCTAGATACTGTCCGGCTCCTGTTCCACCGGGATACTGTCCAGCCCCTGTGCCGCCTGGATATTGTCCCGTTCCTGTTCCACCTGGGTATTGCCCTGCACCTGTTCCACCAGGATATTGTCCAGCACCCGTTCCACCCGGAAACTGTCCTCCACTTACACCACCAGGATACTGTCCTCCACCTACGCTACCCGGATATTGTCCAGCACCTGTTCCGCCTGGGTACTGCCCAGCTCCCGTTCCACCTGGATATTGTCCAATACCAGTTCCACCTGGATACTGTCCAGCCCCTGTACCAACACCCGGACCTCCAGGATATTGTGCGTGTCCAGTACCTCCTGGGTACTGTCCAGTTCCAGCAAGTTGTCCAGCTCCAGTACCTGTGCCCGTACCAGTCGTTCCTCCTGAGATTCCTGTTCCAGGACCTCCAGGTCCTGTGCCTCCAGGCTGGTATTGACCTGGATATTGTCCAGCGCCTGCCGTTCCTGGATATTGGGTTCCAGTGCCACCTACCATCCCGGGATGATAAATACCAGGATGCGCTATTCCTGTTCCCGTTTGAATGGTTTGTGGTCCGATAGGGTAACTGCCGGAAACCGGTAGATGATGCACGGTTTGATGAGGTCCACCCGTTCCAACAAGCACCGTCACACCGCCGGGGTGTGCAAAAACAGTTTGCTTCGGTGGACCGGAACTGTCGGCAGGACCAGGAATAATTTTGACCGGTCCATGACCGTCCAGTCGGCTGTCGGAACCGATAACCGTTTGCTTGGGACTGCCAGTGCCTACTAATACTGTTAGCCCTCCGGTTGGATTAACAACGGTATGGTCGTGACCCGGAAGTGTCACTGTATGAGTTCCTGGAACTCCGTAGATGCTTGAAGGACCTTGTGAGATATCAGCCAATGACGGTCCCATTACCTGGGGTTTCGGACCTCCGGGAGTGTAAAAACCTGGTACGCCAGGTGTACCAATTGGAGATGGTCCACCATGGATCCCTGTTGATCCAGGGCCTCCGATAGGCCTTCCATCCGGTCCAAGAGGCCTGCCATCAGGTCCTAGAGGTCTACCATCCGGTCCAAGAGGCCTTCCGTCTGGACCAATAGGCCTTCCATCTGGTCCGATAGGTCTTCCGTCTGGTCCAACAGGTCTTCCATCTGGTCCAAGAGGTCTTCCATCTGGTCCGAGGGGCCGACCATCTGGTCCAGTAGGTCTTCCGCCTGGTCCTAGAGGCCTACCGTCTGATCCAAGAGGCCTTCCGTCCGGTCCAAGAGGTCGTCCATCTGGTCCTAGTGGCCTGCCATCTGGTCCAAGGGGTCTTCCATCGGGTCCAAGGGGTCGTCCATCTGGTCCAAGAGGCCTTCCATCTGGTCCAAGGGGTCTGCCGTCCGGTCCAAGAGGCCTTCCATCTGGTCCGAGGGGCCTGCCATCTGGTCCAAGGGGTCTTCCATCTGGTCCGAGGGGCCGGCCATCCAGTCCTAGAGGCCTTCCATCTGGTCCAAGGGGTCTGCCGTCAGGTCCAAGAGGTCTTCCATCTGGTCCGAGGGGCCTGCCATCTGGTCCAAGGGGTCGTCCATCCGGTCCAAGAGGCCTTCCGTCTGGTCCAAGAGGTCTTCCATCTGGTCCGAGGGGCCTGCCATCTGGTCCAAGAGGTCTTCCATCCGGCCCAAGTGGCCTTCCATCTGGCCCAGTAGGTCTTCCACCTGGTCCTAGAGGTCTTCCATCTGGTCCAAGAGGCCTTCCATCAGGTCCAAGAGGTCTTCCGTCTGGCCCAAGAGGTCTTCCGTCTGGTCCGAGAGGCCTTCCATCTGGTCCTAAAGGTCGTCCGTCCGGTCCAAGAGGTCTTCCGTCTGGCCCAAGAGGTCTTCCGTCTGGCCCAAGAGGTCTTCCGTCTGGCCCGAGAGGCCTTCCATCTGGTCCAAATGGCCTTCCATCTGGTCCAAGTGGCCGGCCATCTGGTCCGACAGGCCGTCCGTCCGGTCCAAGAGGTCTTCCGTCTGGCCCAAGGGGTCTTCCATCTGGTCCGACAGGCCTTCCATCTGGTCCGACAGGCCTTCCATCCGGTCCAAGAGGCCGTCCGTCCGGTCCAAGAGGTCTTCCGTCTGGCCCAAGGGGTCTTCCATAGGAGTCCGTTCCTCCGATGGGTCTTCCAGATGTTCCTGGAATTGGTCTTCCATACGCATCAAATCCAGGGGTCCCAACAGTTCCTGGTCGTGCGCTTCCATCACCTCCTGCACCCGTTCCTCCGTGACCAGTTCCAGTAGCACCTGGATATTGTCCAGTACCACCAAAGTATTGTCCCGTACCTGTTCCACCAGTTCCTGTTCCAGAAGGAAGTTGACCGGTCCCTGTACCTCCAGCTGTACTACCAGGTCCACCAACTCCAGTCCCTGCGCCTGGTCTTCCACCAGGTACGGAAAACCGATCAAAAGTGTCACTTCCTGGACGGAACCTATCATCCCCGGCACCTGGAGATCGGTAATCGTAACCGCTGGGTGCTCTTAGCGGATCAGGTCGTGCATCTaaaatgttgatcaaagttcggTAAACAACATGACATTGCTATTGCATTATATTGTGTAGTTGATCATACCATACACGTAACTCCTGCCATCTTGTCCAACATCGAAACAAGAGCTGCAGTCGGCCCCCATCGATTGGCTTTGTGCCTGGCCCATGCCATTGGAACCCACTGAAATGAACCGTGTGAATTGTGATAAGCTTCGTAACGATAATTTCTTTAGTAAGGGATATCGTACATACCAACTACCGCTCTAGAACTGTGCTGTGTTGCTTCCGCCTCCGCCTTTCCGTCCTGATTGTCTCCGAAGTGTAAGTACTGTGACTGCGTTTGACCGCGAAAACTTATAGAGAAGAAAATTGCATAAATCAATATGttgcaaaaacaaacttcaGTTCGAACTTACGATCCGCGGACTCCATTGTTTCGTTTGAACCTGCTCAGGGGACTTGCATCGATATCCGCTACTGGTTCGTTTAATGCTACACTATCAGCTAAATTAATGTTCTGGAAATAgaaaaaagagaattttttatattttaattcgtgcttaattttgttaatttgtacTGTTACATGTTTTGTTAGTTTGCGCTGTGTTATCGTTTtaacttatcaaaatttattccgAGAAACGTATcaactactactactactttGTATTTCAATCGGATAGCAGGCATAACAGTGACCTTCAACCAGCGGTTCTCACCCAGATGGGTGAACCTGCGCTGTTGacctattttttctaaatcatcGTTCGTGTCGATGTTCTACGGTGAAACGGAAACGGTGCGTAATCGCGTCTAACCTTATCTCGCGTCTGGCGGCTGGCTTATGTTCTAATACATGGGAAGGGAATGTTATCAGTTATATGCTAATAATCCACGTTAACTAATCACACAAACATTGCAAAATTTTGCCATTTCATTCGTCCTAAAAGGATTACATTGTGTTCCAGTTGCGCGAGCAAGGAAATGTTGTTGAGCAAATTATTTAATAACAATTTATTGtcgcattttttaaattccaaatcaaGTTAAAATAATGAGAATGTATGAAATAATTTGATTGACGTATGTACGAGAAACACCAGCGAAAATCCCCCACAAGAAATGTAAGTCCAGCAAGTGGGAGCTCACCTGCATTTTCCGTTATTCCTATCACTGTTATAGGGTGTCCCATTGTGTTTAAAATGAACAGTATAAACAtaatttatgagaaaattaaatttttatttcacttttcaattcTCCATAGACTTCTTTTACAGTGATCAAAGGCAAAATTAGATTTCAGTCAATCATAGGCCAGTTTTCGAATTTTCGATCGAAGACTGCTTCTTAGCCTCAGCACTGACTGATTTGGGATGATTTTGATCACTTTATTCCAGTCTTTTGCGAAATTTTGGATAGAATCTGCAGGCttcacatgttttctcaaatacaAATTGGTTAGGGCCCAAAGGGCGCTCGCGACTTCGTTGGATTTGTACCAAGCCATCGTGTCCTTTGAGTAGagaactgatgccaaatccggccataACACTATTGGTTGATCATGCTTGCGGATCATGGGCAGCAAGCGACGCAATGGTTCAGAAAATCTCGGACCTAAACAGCTGTATTAGTTGTGTCAGTAGTCACGAACGACTCGGAAAGCTTGCCACAAACTTCAATTCGAAATATATCAGCAATCTATATCATTTGCTATGCCCCTTATtccatatttatttaatttttccaataagatgTGATAAAGCGTATCAATAACCGAGAGTTCGGTTTAAGCGTGTAATCCATGTGGTCGAAGATTTTTATAGTGCtattgaattttaagaattttattagttaaactGGACTGCAGAGAGTGGGAAATATTTGGTATTCGTAGGGAGAAATCTGTGTTGTATATTTGAGGTGTTGTTCATGAAATTTGAAGGAATTCAGGTAAGaaatatcaatttcaatttttttcgacaaCGGGAAAATATGTAGTTGGAATTTTCCAACTAACTCCCTTGAAGCAAAAGGTTTGCTGACGACCGGATTAATATTTGTTACTAGGTAAGCAATCTCAACTCAccgtgaataaaaatgaaattgtccTAATTTTGCTGCAAGGGATTCGGGTGAAACGCGGATAAACGTTTGAAGATTGTGTAGCTGCAAAGATTGGCTGAATCTatgttttttgtgtttgttaATTTGAGAATactttttaacttcatttttcAAGTGCTTAACATGAAAATAACGTATATTTTACTCTACAGTATTTCAactactttttattttaatagcaCTAGTACGGACAGATAAAATATTTCCAAAGTACATCAACAGTTCTTATCTTTGACTAATCCACAGTCTTCAGACGAATATCTgattttcaagcaaaacaaaacaaaaggaagtgacaaaaattaacagGGCAATGATTAGAATATTGTTCGATTTGTGAAACGACTACTTATTTTAGGACTACGGGTATATAATAAATATGATGGTGCTGTGTTCTGGTATTGTCGGTATGGAATGTGTGTGCTTGTACCCAGGTGGATCCACACCACACGCAACTCACGGTACTGCCAATTATTGCAGACAGTCTGGAAAAGTCAGACATTACGATAAGGTGATAGCAGAATCTACATGATCTCCAATGCCCCGCTGACATTGAGCTTTAGTCTTCATCCCTCAATATTTTACCGTTTCTAATTATGATCACTTGGAAAATCAACTCCAATCGCAAAATGgcaagattttttgttttataagaacactaaaatatatAGTTCGGAGCAGTAGTCTAGTTAAGAGTCAATTCATATTGAGTTTATTCATTACTGGGTGAGTTTATTCACTACTGAACACAAGGCGACTTTACTTCAAATCACGGGAGAATAAATTTGAGGTCTATAATATTTTTTGGCGTTGTGTTGAAGGAATTATAAAATTGTGTGGTAAAGGATGGTTTATTTTGGTTTACCCTGTATTATAGGCACCTAATAATGGACCATTTAAAAAGCCTTCTCATAAATATTATCACTGCAAATTGGTTACGGAAAAATAGTAGTCTTCAGAAACTAGTTAATCTATACTCAAAGAAAGGATattgttcattttcaaaaatatattccatcttcaaaataataattctcTGATGATTTCTTCAGAACATTTGAAAAACCCTTTTTATTTCGTTAGTATTTCAATAAACGCTAAAAGTTTGTCCCtaaaatattattcatttacttacaaataatttattttcacaaaGCTGTCCGTAATTAAATTagattttatgaatatttataCAATGTATCAGAAaggaaaatgttttatttaaatatggGGTCTCAATGTGGTGTAAATTCtggattatttattattatacgCGTTTTTATTTCTTGTCATCAATTATTTCGGTTTTCCAGAATGTTTCATGTACAAAtatcttttaaaacttttgagaaTTCAAGACAGATTTTATTTTACGCTGTATGATTAGTGGAAAATATTCGTGTTAAGATACCAAATCAAATGTAAGAGCATATTATCAATAATTcagaagttttctttttctatcACCAGTTCTAGAAGCTTTTAGTAGATGGGaggattttaagaaattatttaaatgggTGTGGAACTGTATGTTAAATGGCGCTCATGGTCCGCCGTATTTTGtagttaaattatgaaatgttTTCCAGACATTAAAAAGCAAACAGTCAATGTCTAAGTTAGAAACTAAATAGGGATTTTTCAAACAAGATCATACATACAGACAGGAACTTTAAAATATGTTATATTTTGGCATCTAtagtacagatttttttccgaaagtaATGCGTTAAGATAAGTTATTAGGTATGTTTATTTAGGGCAcagcatttttcaaaaacactaaaCGCACATGATATGCAGATCTTTAACAAGAAATAGTATGACAACTTTTCTTGGAAGTATTCTACCAAGCTTCGCAATGCACCAATCATATATAATTAAAGCAGTAATGAAATACCATGATATCGAAGatgcaaattataaaaaatgtctTCAGctgccaagaaaaaaaaaattcaccaaaaatattttaaataaagaaaattaaaataattgattagCCAATAAAAGTATATATGTAAAAATGTGTGTTGGGTTAAATAATGACACACTTATTATTTTGATGTCAAAGTTTGAAGATCCTTTGTGACAGGCTTGTGGACAATTATAAAATAAGTGGTTAAAGCTTTGGCCATAGGTGGGCTTAAGTTGATAGTAAGCTCATGTTTAAGGTTTAAATgcatattgaaaaatgatatatTATTGTCAATTcgtggaatttaaaaaatgaatacaataattgaaaaccaaatcaataaaaaaattaagcgcCTCTCAAAATATGAATTCAGAAAGAAAAGGTTACAGCAGGTCTAAGTTCAGCAATTCAATCATttgtaaaaaacaaaatactatATGTTCCGAAGATTGCAATTCTTCTTTTGATCAAATTCAAGTTGAGAAATATTATCCTAAGAGGTATTTTAAGAGCAAATAACTCACTtgtcaataagaaaataaatgcaaaataccaaattttgtattaaattttgaccgtcagaagaaaaaaaaaagttttttcaagttCAAGTATGTCTTAAAGATgttatcaaaaagaaattttgatttaagcaTAAACaaactacagatttttttttaactcgagaatgtgtaaattttaaacaaatgataCATTCCTTTTACATATTTAAATAACGCTATACTTGCTTATTGAAACAAGTATATCTAAGTAATGAGGCCCGAGTTTAGAAAAGCATTAAGGAATCTACAGAACGGCTGTTTTGAATTATCAAGCAAGAGATGGAAAAATGAAAGTCATATTATTGTATTATTGTATTTAATTTTGATGTGTAATTGTATTTAATTTTGATATGTAaggactaaaaaaaatttaataagaatAATTTAGTCGTTCTGCAAGTTCGTTGATGCTGTAGGATCTAGTTTGAGGAAAATGAGCTAGTTTTATCAGGTTTAATTATCGCTTTGAACTTGTGCACTGTACGGCAAGAACAAGGGCTGTTGAAAAGGCACTatcatcacaatttttttttatcaacaggCCTCATAGACAGAAACaggagtttcaataggaaacgACTAGGAGCACAGAAGGAGTAGGGAAACCCCAAGGTCGTACcattaccaaaatggatcctgatctataatACCTTCCCTTTACTAACATAAACCTTTCctttgatacttgaatatagattcgcagacgtacagacggtttccatagctgGTGATACTTGCGTACCTCTGTTTTtgatttcttgaaaatgaatttttaagataCACGAAGTTAAGGGGTTGCAAGTTGAACCAaaagagtatcttactaacattccttcctttgtccctcattgactactaggacgtggccggcgccgttattgatcttattattattttttttttttttaagggagagcatgagttttatGCACTGAGAATGTACTGTTAATCCCAAACACCATTCTGTTGGACTTTGcataaaattgatggcctcgatcaatcacggagtagcaaccattggcgatgtggaacttgttctgcttagccacgccagcgatcatgaaattcgaaatgcgTTTGAATGAATGGACATAATACAACgtttaatttttatagaaataatgaaaaattatcgtatttctgaaaactgttattgataaatgaagcatttcggatttaatggtttaaggtggatatgagtagtcaaacaagctaagctaagctaagctaatatcatcaaaatgcattaaaaatattatttgtgcgttttataacagtaaaattgctgtttgaatactttttatcaaaggtgaactataagctgtggaactatcgcgtaaaattccaatgttataaggttgacatcttaaaccgttaagccccttatgcgggtatttcaaagattccaaccaCATGAATTTGTCCCATATAAGTACAAAAGaagagtttacatttttcaaataaaactgagcgaatgatatgcgaaaattcaataatatttagcaaaataaaagtgacccataattgttacagaatccaccaagttccacacaatcatgggtcgctttttcgcaagcaaaacaaaacatttcttggttgctagctcaacccgattgccccttgaacgtatactagcaaataatgcccctgaatgtttgccagaaactttttgattttcatgttgatattcgggtgttgccatgggcttctatgtgactaataattgtgggcagtatgactaataattgttacaagaTTCAactttgacccataattgtggttttgaaaaacgttgattgtttcggtaaataatattatttttcaacaaaattggaaacaaaatcatgtttgaaatcaaagagggaatgtttaatgactgaaattcaagcaaagcttgatgtttggtccactaacacccgaatgaacgaacattttgtggtttaatgatacgttaagtgactaatgattgtggggggactgtacttcaaaaggttttaagtagtatttttttttcaatactattTCAAATATGTCTTATGGTTTTTGCTatccttttcgaaattttccatttttttctgatttttctttatttagcccttgttttaaacaagtttgtcaaaactatatcaacaaatttttctatttttcctcaatttcgtTTAAGTTATTTctcgatttttctttttttgtcattaatttTCAAGTCTTTATTGGtcttta
This sequence is a window from Uranotaenia lowii strain MFRU-FL chromosome 3, ASM2978415v1, whole genome shotgun sequence. Protein-coding genes within it:
- the LOC129753999 gene encoding collagen alpha-1(I) chain-like, whose amino-acid sequence is MQNIDTNDDLEKIGQQRRFTHLGENRWLKVTVMPAIRLKYKNINLADSVALNEPVADIDASPLSRFKRNNGVRGSFRGQTQSQYLHFGDNQDGKAEAEATQHSSRAVVVGSNGMGQAQSQSMGADCSSCFDVGQDGRSYVYDARPDPLRAPSGYDYRSPGAGDDRFRPGSDTFDRFSVPGGRPGAGTGVGGPGSTAGGTGTGQLPSGTGTGGTGTGQYFGGTGQYPGATGTGHGGTGAGGDGSARPGTVGTPGFDAYGRPIPGTSGRPIGGTDSYGRPLGPDGRPLGPDGRPLGPDGRPVGPDGRPVGPDGRPLGPDGRPLGPDGRPVGPDGRPLGPDGRPFGPDGRPLGPDGRPLGPDGRPLGPDGRPLGPDGRPLGPDGRPLGPDGRPLGPDGRPLGPDGRPLGPDGRPLGPGGRPTGPDGRPLGPDGRPLGPDGRPLGPDGRPLGPDGRPLGPDGRPLGPDGRPLGPDGRPLGPDGRPLGPDGRPLGLDGRPLGPDGRPLGPDGRPLGPDGRPLGPDGRPLGPDGRPLGPDGRPLGPDGRPLGPDGRPLGPDGRPLGPDGRPLGSDGRPLGPGGRPTGPDGRPLGPDGRPLGPDGRPVGPDGRPIGPDGRPIGPDGRPLGPDGRPLGPDGRPLGPDGRPIGGPGSTGIHGGPSPIGTPGVPGFYTPGGPKPQVMGPSLADISQGPSSIYGVPGTHTVTLPGHDHTVVNPTGGLTVLVGTGSPKQTVIGSDSRLDGHGPVKIIPGPADSSGPPKQTVFAHPGGVTVLVGTGGPHQTVHHLPVSGSYPIGPQTIQTGTGIAHPGIYHPGMVGGTGTQYPGTAGAGQYPGQYQPGGTGPGGPGTGISGGTTGTGTGTGAGQLAGTGQYPGGTGHAQYPGGPGVGTGAGQYPGGTGIGQYPGGTGAGQYPGGTGAGQYPGSVGGGQYPGGVSGGQFPGGTGAGQYPGGTGAGQYPGGTGTGQYPGGTGAGQYPGGTGAGQYLGGTGAGQHPGGTGGTGAGQYPGGTGSGQYPGGTGAGQYPGGTGSGQYPGGTGAGQHPGGTGAGRYPGGTGQHPGGVGQHPGGTGVGQYPGGTGAGQYPGGTGAGQYLGGTGAGQHPGGTGGTGAGQYPGGTGSGQYPGGTGAGQYPGGTGSGTGQHPGGVGQHPGGTGVGQYPGGTGAGQYPGGTGAGQYPGGTGVGQLPGGTGAGQYPGGTGAGQFPGGKGTGQYPGGTGTGAGQYPGGTGAGQYPGGTGTGQYPGTTGAGQYPGVPGAGQYPGGIGTGQYPGGTGMGQYPEGTGAGQYPGGTGAGQYPGGTGSGQYPIGPGTGVGQPGIGGTGSGQYPGGVGVGQLPGGTGTGQYPGGMGTGQLPGGGVGGGQYPGTGTGSGTGQYPGGTGTGQYPGGTGIGQYPGGTVAGQYPGGAGSGGRYPGGTGTGQYPGGTGTGQYPGGTGTGIGQKPTSIDQYPSTITQGGSVVSGGPQTIQAVSDDDDSFSQAESSVNNGQAIASAQGRKNGGTAQTQPKLYHGGRRLQRNCKEQQRQLKRTINGVAKFVEGFTMERHENQIDVRLDMLEDAMRRFYKVQRKMKVILDEEDLETKLESKESESQREKRIQSKIAKREADFDEAASQVEEVYCTAKSSLVAFKRKKQVSVELSESSTSSVMSSVKLPEIQLPHFSGRIREWITFRDMFQSLMHNNGLLSPIDKFTYLRSSVTDEALQEIGSIEITAANYQVAWSILETGLGIVEIKNRK